The Pyrus communis chromosome 9, drPyrComm1.1, whole genome shotgun sequence genome has a segment encoding these proteins:
- the LOC137745753 gene encoding argininosuccinate lyase, chloroplastic-like, protein MNMESLAVFNNSFSLSSPSHDHFIPKNLRSSRMVSLQSHGQMPKLEVRCAALTQSTDPKSKEAKLWGGRFEESVTDVVERFTESISFDKALYKHDIMGSKAHASMLAKQGLITVNDRDSIHEGLSEIERRIESGEFEWRTDREDVHMNVEAALTDLIGEPAKKLHTARSRNDQVMTDFRLWIRDAIDAIGVKIKYLQVSLVKLAIKNEGVIVPGYTHLQRAQPVLLQHLLLAFVEQLERDAGRLLDCRVRLNFCPLGACALAGTGLPIDRFMTSDALEFTAPMRNSIDAVSDRDFVMEFLSVNAITAIHLSRLGEEWVLWASEEFGFVTPSDKVSTGSSIMPQKKNPDPMELVRGKSARVVGDLVTLLTLCKGLPLAYNRDLQEDKEPVFDSVKTILGMLEVSAEFAQNITFNRERIQKSLPAGHLDATTLADYLVKKGIPFRTSHDIVGRAVAVCVSKSCELQALGVDELKSIDPVFEKDVYEFLGVENAVKKFSSYGSTGSACVASQLDHWVTKLEINKGV, encoded by the exons ATGAACATGGAGTCTTTAGCTGTATTCAACAACTCATTCTCACTCAGCTCTCCCTCACATGACCACTTCATCCCAAAAAACCTTCGATCCTCTCGTATGGTGTCTTTGCAATCTCACGGACAAATGCCCAAGCTGGAGGTCCGATGTGCTGCCCTGACCCAGTCCACTGACCCCAAGTCCAAGGAGGCCAAGCTCTGGGGTGGTCGCTTTGAGGAGAGCGTGACTGATGTTGTCGAGCGATTTACCGAGTCCATCTCGTTCGACAAAGCCCTCTACAAGCATGATATCATGGGCAGCAAGGCTCACGCTTCCATGCTAGCCAAACAG GGATTGATTACTGTTAATGACCGGGATAGCATCCACGAGGGGCTGAGTGAGATAGAAAGGCGAATTGAGAGTGGTGAGTTTGAATGGAGGACCGACAGAGAAGATGTGCACATGAACGTTGAGGCAGCGCTGACTGATTTGATCGGCGAACCAGCTAAGAAGCTCCACACGGCTCGGAGCCGAAACGATCAGGTTATGACAGATTTCCGATTGTGGATCCGAGACGCGATTGATGCAATTGGTGTGAAGATTAAGTATCTTCAAGTTTCGCTCGTCAAATTGGCAATCAAGAACGAGGGTGTGATTGTTCCCGGTTACACGCATTTGCAAAGGGCCCAACCTGTTCTGCTTCAGCATTTGCTCTTGGCGTTTGTTGAGCAG CTTGAACGTGATGCTGGCCGTTTACTGGATTGCAGAGTGAGGTTGAATTTCTGCCCTTTAGGCGCTTGTGCATTGGCCGGCACAGGACTTCCAATTGATCGGTTTATGACCTCTGATGCTTTAGAATTTACTGCTCCTATGAGGAACAG TATTGATGCAGTGTCAGACCGAGATTTTGTCATGGAGTTTCTTTCTGTTAATGCCATAACAGCAATTCATCTCTCCCGGCTTGGTGAAGAATGGGTACTGTGGGCTTCAGAGGAGTTTGGATTTGTCACGCCAAGTGACAAGGTTTCAACAGGAAGTAGTATCATGCCTCAGAAGAAAAATCCAGATCCAATGGAACTTGTCCGTGGAAAGTCCGCTAGAGTAGTAGGAGACCTGGTTACCCTTCTCACATTGTGCAAAGGACTTCCCCTTGCTTACAATCGTGATTTGCAG GAAGATAAGGAGCCTGTCTTCGACAGCGTGAAGACAATATTAGGGATGCTTGAAGTGTCTGCAGAGTTTGCACAAAACATTACCTTTAACAGGGAGAGAATACAAAAGAGTTTACCTGCTGGTCACCTTGATGCCACAACGCTTGCCGATTATCTCGTGAAAAAG GGAATACCCTTCAGAACCTCTCATGACATAGTTGGAAGGGCAGTTGCCGTGTGCGTCTCAAAAAGTTGCGAACTGCAGGCATTGGGTGTCGATGAGCTCAAAAGTATCGATCCAGTGTTTGAAAAAGATGTATACGAATTTCTCGGAGTAGAGAATGCAGTGAAGAAATTCTCCTCGTATGGTTCCACAGGTTCAGCATGCGTCGCCAGTCAGCTCGATCATTGGGTTACAAAACTTGAAATCAACAAAGGGGTCTGA